AGGGGAGGATTGAAGACAGAAAGTTATAGGTTCGCAAAAACGCCTTGGCTTTGCCCTTGAAGTCGACCTGACCGTCCTCGTCGAGATGCTCCATGTAGGTGGCGACGCAGGCGTCGAGGATCGGGTCGAGCTGGTCACGGTCGGCCCCGCTCAGGTAGAGCCGCACCAGTTCATCAACTTGCTCAGGCGCGTACACCTGGTAGCCGTCAAGGTCGGCTTTAAGGTCGTGCAGCTTGTTCGGGTCGGTCTCGTCGGCGAGGATGGTCGTCCGGTAGTAGGGCTCGAAGGCCTTCCGGATCGTCTCCGGATCGTTGACGAAATCGAGGACGAATGTGTCGTGCTTCTGGGGGTGGGCGCGATTGAGGCGCGAAAGTGTCTGCACCGCCTTGACCCCGGATAGCACCTTGTCCACGTACATTGTGTGCAGGAGCGGCTCGTCATAGCCGGTCTGGAACTTATCGGCGCAGATCAAAAACCGATACGGGTCCTCCCGGATCTTGTCAGCGATCTGGTTCGAGGGAAAGCCGTTAAGGCTGGCCTCGGTGACCTGTTGACCGCCATACTCGTGCTCACCCGAGAAGGCCACAATCGCCCGATAGGGGCTTTTGCGCTCCGCAAGGTACGCCTTAAAGGCATGGAAGTACTGAATAGCTCGCTCGATGCTGCCGGTCACCACCATGGCCCGCGCCTGACCGCCGATCTTGCCCTTGGCGATCACCTGCTCATGAAAGTGGTCCACCATGATCTCGGCCTTGAGCCGGATGGCGTACTCGTGCCCCTCGACGAAGCGGCGCAGCTTCTTCTGCGCCTTTTTGACGTCGAATTCGGGGTCGTCCTCGATGGTCTTGATGAGCCTGTAGTAGCTCTTCACCGGCGTGTAGTTGGCCAGCACATCCAGGATGAACCCTTCCTGGATGGCCTGTTTCATGGTGTAACTGTGGAACGGGCGATGCTTCACCGTGCCGTCGGGCTGCGGGTCGGGTTCACCAAACATCTCCAACGTTTTGTTCTTAGGGGTGGCGGTGAAGGCGAAGTAGCTGGCGTTCGGCAAAAGCTTCCGGGCCTCCATGAGCCGGTTGATCTGGTCTTCGAAGGTCTCGTCTTCGTCCTCGGCACCGGCCTCCGACAAGGCCATGCTCATCTTGGCCGAGGTGCGGCCGCCCTGACTCGAGTGCGCCTCGTCGATGATGATCGCAAAACGGCGCCCGCGGTGCTCGTTGCCGATTTCGTCGAGGATGAACGGGAACTTCTGAAGCGTCGTAATTATGATTTTCTTGCCGCCCTCGATGAAGCGCCGAAGGTCGCCGGAATGCTCGGCGTGCCCCACCGTGGCGCTCACCTGGGCAAACTGTTTGACCGTGTCCCGGATCTGCTGGTCCAGGATGCGCCGGTCTGTCACCACGATAATGGAATCGAAAACGGGTCTTCCGTCCTTCGCGAGACCGATTAGCTGGTGGGCCAGCCAGGCGATGGAGTTGGACTTGCCGCTGCCGGCGGAATGTTGGATAAGGTAGCGCCGGCCCACGCCGTGTGCCGCCGCGTCCGCCAAGAGTTTTCGCACCACGTCGAGCTGGTGATAGCGGGGGAAGATCTGCCGTCGCCGTTTCTTGCCGGTCTTGAGGTCTTTTTCCTCAACGAGTTGAGCGTAGTTTTCGAGGATGTCGGTCAGGCTCTCACGGGTGAGTATCTCCCGCCACAGGTAATCGGTCTTGAGCCCCTGCGGATTGGGAGGATTGCCCGCGCCGTCGTTCCATCCCTTATTGAAGGGCAGAAACCACGACGCCTTGCCCGCAAGGTGCGTGCAGAACCACACCTCGTTTTCGTCCACGGCGAAGTGCGCCACACACCGCCCCAATTCAAATAGCTTTTCGCGCGGGTTGCGGTCACGCTTGTACTGCTCGATGGCATCGTGCACCGTCTGTTTGGTGAGGCGGTTCTTGAGCTCGAAAGTGAAAACCGGCAGGCCGTTGATGAAGAGCACCAGGTCCAGCGCCCGCTGCGTCTCATCGCGGCTGTAGCGGAGCTGGCGCGTGACGGTAAAGCGGTTCTGCTCATAGAGTGCCCGCGCTTGCTCGTTTCCAGGCGAAGGAGTGCCGTAGAAAAGCTCGATGCGGTGCTGCCCGTGCTGAATCCCATTGCGCAATACGTCCACCACCCCGCGCTTGCTCACCTCGCCCTGGAGCCGCGCCAGAAACTTCCGCCGTGTGGGGCTGTCGTTATCCAGATCGAGCGCTTCGGCAACCTCCGGTTGCGTCGAACGCA
This Moorella sp. E308F DNA region includes the following protein-coding sequences:
- a CDS encoding type I restriction endonuclease subunit R — translated: MKPTDTSEAGLETLICRALTGSDCVPRPAGTPAFVAETPAPYGGVGWLPGDPADYDREYCVDLVQLTAFLRSTQPEVAEALDLDNDSPTRRKFLARLQGEVSKRGVVDVLRNGIQHGQHRIELFYGTPSPGNEQARALYEQNRFTVTRQLRYSRDETQRALDLVLFINGLPVFTFELKNRLTKQTVHDAIEQYKRDRNPREKLFELGRCVAHFAVDENEVWFCTHLAGKASWFLPFNKGWNDGAGNPPNPQGLKTDYLWREILTRESLTDILENYAQLVEEKDLKTGKKRRRQIFPRYHQLDVVRKLLADAAAHGVGRRYLIQHSAGSGKSNSIAWLAHQLIGLAKDGRPVFDSIIVVTDRRILDQQIRDTVKQFAQVSATVGHAEHSGDLRRFIEGGKKIIITTLQKFPFILDEIGNEHRGRRFAIIIDEAHSSQGGRTSAKMSMALSEAGAEDEDETFEDQINRLMEARKLLPNASYFAFTATPKNKTLEMFGEPDPQPDGTVKHRPFHSYTMKQAIQEGFILDVLANYTPVKSYYRLIKTIEDDPEFDVKKAQKKLRRFVEGHEYAIRLKAEIMVDHFHEQVIAKGKIGGQARAMVVTGSIERAIQYFHAFKAYLAERKSPYRAIVAFSGEHEYGGQQVTEASLNGFPSNQIADKIREDPYRFLICADKFQTGYDEPLLHTMYVDKVLSGVKAVQTLSRLNRAHPQKHDTFVLDFVNDPETIRKAFEPYYRTTILADETDPNKLHDLKADLDGYQVYAPEQVDELVRLYLSGADRDQLDPILDACVATYMEHLDEDGQVDFKGKAKAFLRTYNFLSSILPYTNAEWEKLSIFLNFLVPKLPAPKEEDLSKGILEAIDMDSYRVEKQASMSIALSDADAEIEPVPAVGGGHKPEPELDRLSNIIKAFNDQFGNIPWTDADRVRKLITEEIPARVAADTAYQNARKHSDKQNARIEHDKALVRVMTALLKDDTELFKQFSDNESFRRWLTDTVFALTYSEPGSAR